The Prosthecobacter sp. genome has a segment encoding these proteins:
- a CDS encoding fused MFS/spermidine synthase: MNCAPPSSPSRAQLTQFALALILFLSGFCSLIYQTVWLREFRLVFGGAAPAAAAVVAVFMAGLGFGGKLFGSWVERVGRPFRFYARLEVGIAIAAVASPAMLALARAFYLKTGGTAGMGLGAATCLQLLMTALVLGLPCFLMGGTLPAAMKFAQRDDDPRRSITAFFYGINIAGAVTGAVLSTFWLLPTLGNKGALTVAVLANLGIALAAGAISMFQEKEPRKPAVESEPTAEDSVAAKAPAAFVLAAAFMSGFTFFVAELVWYRVSTPLLGGSVYGFGLVLCVVLAGMGIGGLLYSLILKKAEPSIAGFTIVSALQALAVLLPYALGDRIAHLALILNDSLRGVGLTQMAMGWAVVMGSLAFFPALLSGIQFPLLVSLLGRGNVGVGQQLGRAYLWNTFGSISGSLLGGFLLVPLIGLKGCWVLAAVLIASMSAASLWLQMRRREGEDSGASLASRFSWNSRFALASLMVCGFFAFGTTGPTAVWMHTPIGYGRVSQDYRTALGLETWQRNAQRSLVQEYDGRETSVAVVGGMQYAFLTNGKSDGSAVGDAGTQVMLGITGAILHPHPQNACVVGLGTGTTAGWLADVPGMQRVDVLELEEEIRKVAEYFDPVSRNAMKHPRVNNITGDAREFLLTKGEDYDLIVSEPSNPCRAGVANLYTREFYTNASQRLTKNGIFCQWLQGYEVEPATISTVITTLRQVFPKVEVWATQSVDMLLICSNDETPWSLDSLRKRVKIEPMAEALRRFWKTDTAEGFLTGCVANSDYCTAIAAATKTVNTDDMNRLEFSFARSVAKKSNCSLDLARAATRAGCYLPKVDAAIDTNLYLAERLHMPGRLWESASDEILPADAPAAVRERVEHLRAFWRQRYADHLAAPAPAAPVLADRVLLAQAKARMGAPDAFAAIAAIEPISAVDAHFLRAIACHVQQKPAEVLVHIEHGLDSLMQVPWCRLPLVNEALNLLGDVSKSKTAVQDPRFTTIFEKLGREYPVQVARNVRLGMRCDMAMHLKVPQQLAALESLGKPFPWNGRALAMRVSAYMQAGDPRLDAALEDMNRFLDQGGKIGGESPPFVVQVKKPAEKTAPVQEMVVGAQAGE, translated from the coding sequence ATGAACTGCGCTCCTCCCTCCAGCCCCTCCCGTGCCCAACTGACTCAGTTCGCTTTGGCACTCATCCTGTTCCTTTCCGGCTTCTGCTCGCTGATCTACCAGACGGTCTGGCTGCGGGAGTTTCGGCTGGTGTTTGGCGGGGCAGCTCCGGCGGCGGCGGCGGTGGTGGCCGTGTTCATGGCCGGCTTGGGTTTTGGCGGCAAGCTGTTTGGAAGCTGGGTGGAGCGTGTGGGCCGCCCGTTCCGGTTTTATGCGCGTTTGGAGGTCGGCATTGCCATCGCGGCGGTGGCTTCGCCAGCAATGCTCGCTCTGGCGCGGGCGTTCTATTTGAAAACCGGCGGCACCGCAGGCATGGGCCTGGGGGCTGCCACCTGCCTGCAACTGCTGATGACCGCGCTCGTGCTCGGACTGCCCTGTTTCCTCATGGGCGGCACACTTCCGGCGGCGATGAAGTTTGCGCAGCGCGATGATGATCCGCGTCGCTCGATCACCGCCTTCTTCTATGGCATCAACATCGCCGGAGCGGTGACGGGCGCGGTTCTGAGCACCTTCTGGCTGCTGCCGACACTCGGCAACAAAGGCGCGCTGACCGTGGCGGTGCTGGCAAATCTGGGCATCGCCCTGGCGGCGGGAGCGATCTCGATGTTCCAGGAAAAAGAGCCACGCAAGCCAGCGGTTGAAAGCGAACCGACCGCCGAGGACAGTGTGGCTGCGAAGGCACCGGCTGCGTTTGTTCTGGCGGCGGCTTTCATGAGCGGGTTCACGTTCTTTGTGGCGGAACTCGTGTGGTATCGCGTCTCGACGCCGCTGCTCGGCGGCTCGGTTTACGGTTTTGGCCTCGTGTTGTGCGTGGTGCTTGCAGGGATGGGCATCGGTGGACTGTTGTACTCGCTGATTTTGAAAAAAGCGGAGCCCAGCATCGCCGGTTTCACGATTGTCTCTGCCCTGCAAGCTCTGGCGGTGTTGCTGCCGTATGCGCTCGGCGACCGCATCGCGCATCTGGCCCTGATCTTGAATGACAGTCTGCGCGGTGTCGGCCTCACGCAGATGGCGATGGGTTGGGCGGTGGTCATGGGATCGCTGGCGTTTTTCCCGGCGTTGCTCAGTGGCATTCAGTTCCCGCTGCTCGTGTCGCTGCTCGGACGCGGCAATGTGGGCGTGGGTCAGCAGTTGGGCCGTGCGTATCTTTGGAACACATTTGGTTCGATCTCCGGTTCGTTGCTCGGCGGCTTCCTGCTGGTGCCGCTGATCGGTTTGAAGGGCTGCTGGGTGCTCGCAGCGGTTTTGATCGCCAGCATGTCCGCTGCCTCGCTGTGGCTTCAAATGCGCCGCAGGGAAGGGGAGGACAGCGGTGCTTCCTTGGCCTCACGCTTTTCCTGGAACAGCCGTTTCGCGCTCGCCTCACTGATGGTGTGCGGCTTCTTTGCCTTTGGAACCACCGGCCCCACGGCGGTGTGGATGCACACACCGATCGGTTACGGTCGCGTGTCGCAGGACTACCGCACCGCGCTGGGCTTGGAAACGTGGCAACGCAATGCGCAGCGTTCGCTCGTGCAGGAATACGATGGCCGTGAGACCAGCGTCGCCGTCGTCGGTGGCATGCAGTATGCGTTTTTGACCAACGGCAAGAGCGACGGCTCAGCTGTGGGCGATGCGGGCACGCAGGTCATGCTCGGCATCACCGGGGCCATCTTGCATCCGCACCCGCAGAACGCTTGCGTCGTCGGTCTTGGCACGGGCACCACCGCTGGCTGGCTGGCCGATGTGCCGGGCATGCAGCGTGTCGATGTGCTCGAACTCGAGGAGGAAATCCGCAAGGTGGCCGAATATTTCGATCCCGTGAGCCGCAATGCGATGAAGCATCCGCGCGTCAACAACATCACCGGCGATGCGCGTGAGTTCCTGCTCACCAAGGGCGAAGATTACGACCTCATCGTCTCCGAGCCCTCGAATCCTTGCCGCGCCGGTGTGGCCAATCTCTACACTCGCGAGTTCTACACCAACGCCAGCCAGCGCCTCACCAAGAACGGCATTTTCTGCCAGTGGCTGCAAGGTTACGAGGTCGAGCCGGCCACCATCAGCACCGTCATCACCACGCTGCGTCAGGTCTTCCCGAAAGTGGAGGTATGGGCCACGCAGAGTGTCGATATGCTGCTCATCTGCTCGAATGACGAGACGCCCTGGTCGCTCGATTCGCTGCGCAAGCGTGTCAAAATCGAGCCGATGGCCGAGGCGCTGCGTCGCTTCTGGAAAACGGACACGGCCGAAGGTTTCCTCACCGGCTGCGTGGCGAACAGTGACTACTGCACCGCCATCGCCGCCGCGACGAAAACGGTGAACACCGACGACATGAACCGCCTCGAGTTCAGCTTCGCCCGCAGCGTGGCGAAGAAGTCGAACTGCTCGCTCGATCTCGCCCGCGCCGCCACACGGGCCGGTTGTTATCTGCCGAAGGTTGATGCCGCCATCGACACGAATCTTTACCTCGCCGAGCGCCTGCACATGCCGGGCCGCCTGTGGGAATCCGCCTCCGATGAAATCCTGCCTGCCGATGCTCCTGCTGCCGTGCGCGAGCGCGTGGAGCACCTGCGTGCCTTCTGGCGGCAGCGCTATGCCGATCATCTCGCCGCGCCTGCACCCGCCGCGCCCGTGCTGGCGGATCGTGTGCTGCTCGCCCAGGCGAAGGCACGCATGGGAGCGCCGGACGCCTTTGCCGCGATCGCTGCCATCGAGCCGATTTCAGCCGTGGACGCGCATTTCCTGCGTGCGATTGCCTGCCATGTGCAGCAAAAGCCCGCCGAGGTGCTCGTCCACATCGAGCACGGCCTCGACAGCCTCATGCAGGTGCCCTGGTGCCGCCTCCCGCTGGTGAACGAGGCTCTCAATCTCCTCGGCGATGTCTCCAAATCGAAGACAGCGGTGCAGGACCCGCGCTTCACCACCATCTTTGAAAAACTCGGCCGCGAATACCCCGTGCAGGTCGCGCGCAATGTTCGTCTCGGCATGCGCTGCGACATGGCCATGCATTTGAAAGTGCCGCAGCAGCTCGCCGCCCTCGAAAGCCTCGGCAAACCCTTCCCTTGGAACGGTCGCGCGCTGGCCATGCGCGTCAGCGCCTACATGCAGGCCGGTGATCCGCGCCTCGATGCCGCTCTCGAAGACATGAACCGTTTCCTCGACCAGGGCGGCAAGATCGGTGGCGAATCACCTCCGTTTGTCGTGCAGGTGAAGAAACCCGCCGAAAAGACCGCTCCGGTGCAGGAGATGGTCGTCGGAGCGCAGGCGGGCGAGTGA
- a CDS encoding putative Ig domain-containing protein: protein MQRPLSPSLRRLRRSKWVIWVQLYCLLGWTLSAPTLNAVYVQDVNAAGYALTNPGSYSPSWDGGAGGDPEPPEGADMSDNDTDNLPAWFEDWYGGTHNATVNMRGNPDSDDDGAIDGNELHVMGTDPLSATSNGSGAPDGLWWQLTHTDTDGDGLMDWTELNGSGFGGQHGTDMNASDTDGDGWSDGYEVETSGTSPTDADSDDDGLTDWDDAIVTSDPWGDHDADGLTNQQESEQTYQDSNGNWQRTQIRVPDTDGDGLADGYEPMTSRNTEVKSASNPLLYSTDWSGLADGQISSYLFPSDLPQVLVITGPSGLPEAVADTDYASPAFTAEHSNGSLTWTVASGSLPASMGFNGAVLAGHAPAGVYSFTVRVTDGGGQTAEGDYTLVVQAAPLTITSPATLPEVQEGSSFSWSFAASGGAGGYAWSLPSGGLPASMSLSSDGQLAGTPDSNSLGTFSFTVRVTDATGATTDQTASLTVTSQPPPPTLEITSSSTLSDAQEGNSYAWQFNATGGGSNHVWSAPYGGLPAGLSLSADGQLTGTASGSGYYSFTVQVTDVYSASATQTASLYVAATPPPQIEISGPTSMDASIWTPFSQSFAASGGAGSYAWSLSAAGSPPTGFSLSSDGTLTATFDGTVGSCSFTVTVTDGYSSASQAVTVNTLDRDGDGDGLSAAFEHELAVETGLAIHDASNQSNGSYHDWLVYYHARLLTADAATDTDGDALGAQMEAFLGTDPTQKDSDGDHRPDWWVYYQTYAQYHDPDDADGDGLHAYLESLLGTTDTQEDSDSDTLTDAYEWLYISYSDPADGDSDNDGLDDGAELTAGTQARDQDTDDDYLTDHEEVNNLFGLPLPTSPLDPDSDDDDVPDYGEVSLTDSDGGGIPDRMEEHWEMNPNNATDEADDYDSDGHTNYEAYLIGWDIHAQFVPQFDTDYDGMTNLYELARGFDPEDQHDGADDPDGDFLTNAEEYAHHTSPQHYLTPGFEVETVTDRDDSTGLPVFENGSLVTRNVVSDYEVAFEQELWLYPLCSDGVMRSLVRDNGPLDGSRAYDDDWDQDSVSNYDELYPVYGAPTDPREWQQPLEISTTSLASGQPGVPYTAVLSQAGGQPGFTYSLASGALPAGLALEAAVTGTWAISGTPTAAGSSSFTLMVTDAYEHTDTQELTLMVEPDEPPPSLQLATTALPPGAIGTPYSATLLASGGSGMYTFSASGALPDGLILAETGTLSGTPAVAGEFDVTFQISDGTSTLAGQSLHLSIADVMITTETLPPGTVSAEYTASINAVNGTAPYLFSVVAGAGDTGLPFGYILASNGVITGTPTLGSTTEGTYTFTVQVSDSTAGTARVALKQLGLVLAAIGGGGGGGGGGGGGGGGGGGGGGGGGGGGDPTPTLVISGVTPNTGSREQAFNGSIGAQGGTPPYSFAVTGGSLPPGLSDAADGLITGTPTQEGEYTFTAEVTDDHGDTAAKSLKITIEAPVVIVDDDRDGDGLTNDQETGGINGGDGTDPDDADTDDGGVTDGQEVNFDGTDPLDGEDDQTTSSRIKRDEDVADGNWQAIQGQLAKALPGQLINLRFEPPSGTTATNFEWILSDKVFKEFGPCNELGELQPVEDGDRHQQEVHFYWADSGSKQVRIKYKLDGENAETQVMIVVEKPTATLEATGGNSFVGPHPDNDAYTLLQVNPGVTFTGSVSIPSSYGAQGTWTFEQLITPNGSGTINGTTVRQQPAGANEAYHDGGPYPYAGTFATGTTRTTIDQPFMPLEFDYIEVTADMSFEMYLMFLPPGGASREVPLRRLHWSWRDKATKNSFNEWKIERLEGVSKSLSVEETTHPEWTDMSDNHVDLE from the coding sequence ATGCAGCGGCCTCTTTCTCCATCCCTCCGCCGCTTGCGCCGCAGCAAGTGGGTCATCTGGGTGCAGTTGTACTGCCTGCTGGGCTGGACGCTGTCGGCTCCGACGCTTAACGCGGTCTATGTTCAGGATGTGAACGCGGCGGGCTATGCGCTGACCAATCCCGGCAGCTACTCGCCTTCCTGGGATGGCGGCGCGGGCGGTGATCCCGAGCCGCCGGAAGGCGCGGACATGAGCGACAATGACACCGACAACCTGCCGGCGTGGTTCGAGGACTGGTATGGCGGCACGCACAACGCCACGGTGAACATGCGGGGGAACCCGGACAGCGATGATGACGGTGCCATCGATGGGAATGAACTGCATGTGATGGGCACCGATCCGCTGAGCGCGACGAGCAATGGCTCGGGTGCGCCGGATGGCCTGTGGTGGCAGCTCACCCACACGGACACCGATGGGGATGGCCTCATGGACTGGACTGAATTGAACGGGAGCGGTTTCGGCGGGCAGCATGGCACGGACATGAATGCTTCAGACACGGATGGCGATGGCTGGAGCGATGGTTACGAGGTGGAAACTTCGGGCACCTCGCCCACGGATGCCGACAGCGATGACGACGGTTTGACGGATTGGGATGATGCCATTGTCACGAGTGATCCGTGGGGTGACCATGATGCGGACGGTTTGACGAATCAGCAGGAATCCGAGCAGACCTATCAGGACAGCAATGGGAACTGGCAGCGTACCCAGATCCGAGTGCCAGACACCGACGGCGACGGCCTGGCCGATGGCTATGAGCCGATGACCTCGCGCAATACGGAAGTGAAATCGGCCTCCAATCCGCTGCTTTACTCCACTGACTGGAGCGGTCTGGCGGATGGGCAGATCTCCAGCTATCTGTTCCCCTCCGATTTGCCGCAGGTGCTTGTCATCACCGGTCCCTCCGGGCTGCCTGAGGCGGTGGCGGATACTGATTATGCCTCTCCGGCTTTCACGGCGGAACATTCCAACGGGAGCCTGACCTGGACGGTTGCGTCGGGCAGTCTGCCTGCCAGCATGGGGTTCAACGGCGCGGTGCTGGCGGGGCATGCGCCTGCGGGCGTTTATTCCTTCACGGTGAGGGTGACAGATGGCGGAGGACAGACCGCCGAAGGGGACTACACACTGGTGGTTCAGGCGGCCCCGCTCACCATCACCAGTCCGGCCACGCTGCCGGAGGTGCAGGAAGGCTCTTCCTTTTCCTGGTCGTTTGCGGCTTCCGGCGGGGCGGGCGGTTATGCGTGGAGCCTGCCCTCTGGTGGCCTGCCGGCCAGCATGAGCCTGTCCTCGGACGGGCAGCTTGCCGGGACGCCCGACAGCAACAGTCTGGGCACTTTTTCATTCACCGTGCGGGTGACCGACGCAACTGGCGCGACGACGGACCAGACGGCTTCCCTGACGGTGACCTCACAACCACCACCGCCCACGCTGGAGATCACCAGCTCAAGCACCTTGTCTGACGCGCAGGAGGGGAACAGCTACGCATGGCAGTTCAACGCCACGGGAGGCGGGAGCAACCATGTGTGGAGTGCTCCCTATGGCGGGCTGCCAGCCGGGCTGAGTCTGTCCGCTGATGGGCAGCTCACCGGCACGGCCTCCGGATCGGGATACTATTCCTTCACGGTTCAAGTGACCGATGTTTACAGTGCCAGCGCGACCCAGACGGCCTCTCTCTATGTGGCCGCAACGCCGCCGCCGCAGATCGAGATCAGCGGGCCGACGAGCATGGATGCCTCGATCTGGACGCCGTTTTCCCAGTCCTTTGCGGCGTCGGGCGGGGCGGGCAGCTACGCCTGGAGCCTGTCGGCGGCAGGCAGCCCTCCCACCGGATTCAGCCTGTCATCTGACGGTACATTGACAGCAACTTTCGATGGTACCGTGGGCAGTTGCTCATTCACCGTCACTGTGACAGACGGCTATTCGTCCGCCAGTCAAGCGGTGACGGTGAACACGTTGGACCGCGATGGCGACGGCGACGGTCTGAGCGCGGCGTTCGAGCACGAACTGGCGGTCGAAACCGGTCTTGCGATCCATGACGCCAGCAACCAGAGCAACGGCTCCTACCACGACTGGCTGGTGTATTACCATGCCCGGTTGCTGACGGCCGACGCTGCCACGGACACGGACGGTGACGCCCTGGGCGCGCAGATGGAAGCCTTCCTGGGCACTGATCCCACGCAGAAGGACAGCGACGGTGACCACCGCCCGGACTGGTGGGTCTATTATCAGACCTACGCCCAGTATCATGATCCAGACGACGCCGATGGCGACGGTTTGCACGCCTACCTGGAAAGCCTGCTGGGCACCACGGACACCCAGGAGGACAGCGATAGCGACACCCTCACCGACGCTTATGAGTGGCTGTACATCAGCTATTCCGATCCAGCCGATGGTGACAGCGACAACGACGGTCTTGACGACGGAGCGGAGCTGACCGCCGGCACCCAGGCGCGTGATCAGGATACGGACGACGATTATCTGACCGACCATGAGGAGGTGAACAACCTCTTCGGACTGCCGCTGCCAACCAGCCCGCTCGACCCCGATTCGGATGACGACGACGTTCCTGATTACGGAGAGGTGTCCCTCACGGACAGCGATGGCGGCGGCATCCCGGACCGGATGGAGGAGCACTGGGAGATGAACCCCAACAACGCGACCGATGAAGCTGACGACTACGATAGTGACGGCCACACCAATTACGAAGCCTACCTCATCGGCTGGGACATCCACGCGCAGTTCGTGCCGCAGTTCGACACCGATTATGACGGCATGACCAACCTTTACGAACTTGCGCGTGGGTTTGACCCGGAGGATCAGCATGACGGGGCGGACGATCCAGACGGGGACTTCCTGACCAACGCGGAGGAGTACGCGCATCACACCAGCCCGCAGCATTATCTGACGCCGGGGTTTGAAGTAGAAACAGTCACGGACCGCGACGACAGCACCGGCCTGCCGGTCTTTGAAAACGGTAGTCTTGTTACCCGGAATGTCGTGTCCGACTACGAAGTGGCTTTCGAGCAGGAACTTTGGCTCTACCCGCTGTGCAGTGATGGTGTGATGCGGAGCCTCGTCCGCGATAACGGGCCGCTCGACGGGAGTCGCGCCTATGATGACGACTGGGATCAGGACTCCGTGAGCAACTATGACGAGCTGTATCCCGTGTATGGCGCGCCCACGGACCCGCGTGAATGGCAGCAGCCGCTGGAGATCAGCACGACCAGCCTGGCCAGCGGCCAGCCAGGCGTGCCTTACACTGCGGTGCTGTCCCAGGCGGGCGGGCAGCCCGGGTTCACCTACAGTCTCGCCAGCGGCGCGCTGCCGGCAGGATTGGCGCTGGAGGCTGCGGTGACAGGGACGTGGGCCATCAGCGGCACGCCCACGGCAGCGGGGAGCAGCAGCTTCACCCTCATGGTCACGGATGCCTATGAACACACGGACACGCAGGAGCTGACGCTGATGGTGGAGCCGGACGAACCACCACCATCGCTGCAACTGGCAACGACGGCGCTGCCGCCTGGGGCTATCGGCACGCCCTATTCGGCCACGCTGCTGGCCAGCGGTGGCTCGGGCATGTACACCTTTAGCGCCAGCGGGGCACTGCCAGACGGTTTGATTTTGGCTGAAACTGGCACGCTGAGCGGCACGCCCGCAGTGGCAGGGGAGTTCGATGTGACTTTCCAGATCAGTGACGGCACGAGCACGCTGGCGGGGCAATCGTTGCACCTGAGCATCGCCGACGTGATGATCACCACCGAGACGCTGCCGCCCGGCACGGTGAGCGCTGAGTACACTGCGAGCATCAACGCGGTGAACGGCACCGCGCCCTACCTGTTCAGTGTGGTGGCGGGCGCAGGCGACACCGGCCTGCCATTTGGCTACATACTCGCCAGCAACGGTGTGATCACCGGCACGCCGACCCTCGGCTCGACGACGGAGGGTACTTACACGTTCACCGTGCAGGTGAGCGACAGCACGGCGGGAACCGCGCGCGTGGCGTTGAAGCAGTTGGGCCTGGTGCTTGCTGCCATCGGCGGTGGTGGCGGTGGCGGTGGCGGTGGCGGTGGTGGTGGTGGTGGCGGTGGTGGTGGCGGTGGCGGTGGCGGTGGCGGTGGAGATCCGACACCGACATTGGTAATATCCGGGGTGACGCCCAACACCGGTAGTCGGGAGCAGGCGTTCAACGGCAGCATCGGTGCCCAGGGCGGCACGCCGCCGTATTCCTTTGCAGTTACCGGCGGCTCACTGCCGCCAGGATTATCGGACGCAGCGGATGGCTTGATCACCGGGACCCCCACTCAGGAAGGCGAATACACCTTCACGGCCGAAGTCACCGATGATCATGGCGACACCGCCGCGAAGAGTTTGAAGATCACCATCGAGGCGCCGGTGGTAATCGTGGACGACGATCGAGATGGCGACGGTCTGACGAATGATCAAGAGACGGGTGGCATTAATGGCGGCGATGGGACGGATCCCGACGATGCCGATACCGATGACGGCGGAGTCACTGATGGGCAGGAAGTGAATTTTGATGGCACAGACCCTCTTGATGGAGAAGATGATCAGACAACCTCTTCTCGGATAAAACGAGATGAGGATGTAGCCGACGGAAATTGGCAGGCTATTCAGGGGCAGTTGGCAAAAGCGTTGCCAGGGCAGTTGATAAATCTCCGCTTCGAACCACCAAGTGGCACCACTGCTACCAATTTCGAGTGGATATTGTCTGACAAGGTGTTCAAGGAATTCGGACCCTGTAATGAACTCGGTGAGCTACAACCGGTGGAAGACGGCGACCGTCACCAACAGGAGGTTCATTTTTACTGGGCGGATTCCGGTAGCAAGCAGGTCAGAATCAAATACAAGCTTGATGGGGAGAATGCAGAAACGCAGGTCATGATTGTTGTGGAGAAACCCACTGCCACGCTAGAGGCAACAGGAGGGAATAGTTTCGTTGGACCACATCCCGACAACGACGCATACACATTATTACAGGTCAATCCGGGGGTGACCTTCACCGGCTCTGTGAGCATTCCGTCCAGTTACGGAGCCCAGGGGACATGGACGTTTGAGCAACTTATCACCCCCAACGGATCGGGTACGATAAATGGCACCACCGTCAGACAGCAACCCGCTGGAGCGAATGAAGCCTACCATGATGGTGGCCCGTATCCTTATGCTGGCACCTTTGCGACGGGGACCACGCGAACGACGATTGACCAGCCTTTCATGCCGTTGGAGTTTGATTATATCGAAGTCACTGCCGACATGTCGTTCGAAATGTATCTCATGTTCCTGCCACCGGGAGGCGCGTCGCGGGAAGTGCCTTTGCGCAGGCTGCACTGGTCATGGAGGGACAAAGCTACAAAAAACTCATTCAATGAATGGAAAATTGAGCGTCTCGAAGGAGTCAGTAAAAGCCTCTCCGTGGAAGAAACCACGCACCCTGAGTGGACTGACATGAGTGACAACCACGTGGACCTCGAATAA
- a CDS encoding ABC transporter permease, with protein MSFLAQHPVLRLVASPQHLWRTLSLGIKTIWLHKLRSFLTMLGVVFGVASVVAMLAIGEGASHEAQEQIRRLGSQNIILHSVKPPDSQGSSGESRSFISEYGLTTRDIQQIRQTVPGISIVVPSRHISENIWNLDRSIDGQVKGVLPIYPEMRNRRILQGRFFTDLEMDGRVPVCVINQTVAARLFPLSTPTGKSVRVKGYYYKVIGIIQDEGQMVGTDASSSAADSQAQMMIPFATLMDQYGETFFRYRTGSFEAEKVEFHEAVIRVEDVKMVESRAEAIRHLMSTNHKKEDWRIIVPVELLKQAERTKQIFSIVLGSIAAISLLVGGIGIMNIMLASVTERTREIGIRRALGARQADIVVQFLIETVLLAGVGGILGVVLGLGIPIAVQKFAGVTTVIKMWSPILAFSISVLTGIAFGIYPARRAAKMNPVEALRHE; from the coding sequence ATGTCGTTCCTTGCCCAGCATCCTGTTCTTCGTCTCGTCGCCTCGCCGCAGCATCTGTGGCGCACGTTGTCGCTGGGCATCAAGACGATCTGGCTGCACAAGCTGCGCTCGTTTTTGACCATGCTCGGTGTGGTGTTCGGCGTGGCCTCGGTGGTGGCGATGCTCGCCATTGGTGAAGGGGCCAGTCATGAGGCGCAGGAGCAGATCCGCCGACTGGGCAGCCAGAACATCATCCTGCACAGTGTGAAGCCGCCCGACAGCCAGGGCTCCAGCGGTGAGTCACGCAGCTTCATCAGCGAGTACGGCCTCACCACGCGCGACATCCAGCAGATCCGCCAGACGGTGCCCGGCATCTCCATTGTCGTGCCCAGCCGGCACATTTCCGAGAACATCTGGAACCTCGACCGCAGCATCGACGGCCAGGTCAAGGGTGTGCTGCCCATTTACCCTGAGATGCGCAACCGCCGCATCCTGCAGGGCCGTTTTTTTACCGACCTCGAAATGGACGGTCGTGTGCCTGTGTGTGTCATCAACCAGACGGTGGCGGCGCGGCTCTTCCCGCTTTCCACGCCCACCGGCAAGTCCGTTCGTGTGAAAGGCTACTACTACAAAGTCATCGGCATCATCCAGGATGAAGGGCAGATGGTCGGCACGGATGCCAGCAGTTCTGCGGCTGACTCACAGGCACAGATGATGATCCCCTTCGCCACGCTCATGGACCAGTATGGCGAGACCTTCTTCCGTTACCGCACCGGCAGCTTCGAGGCTGAGAAGGTGGAATTCCACGAGGCGGTGATCCGTGTCGAGGATGTGAAGATGGTGGAAAGCCGCGCCGAGGCCATCCGCCATCTCATGAGCACCAATCACAAGAAGGAGGACTGGCGCATCATCGTCCCCGTCGAGCTGCTGAAGCAGGCTGAGCGCACCAAGCAGATCTTCAGCATCGTCCTCGGCAGCATCGCCGCCATCTCGCTGCTCGTCGGTGGCATCGGCATCATGAACATCATGCTCGCCAGCGTCACCGAGCGCACGCGTGAGATCGGCATCCGCCGCGCCCTCGGCGCGCGTCAGGCCGACATCGTGGTGCAGTTCCTCATTGAAACCGTCCTGCTCGCCGGTGTAGGCGGCATTCTCGGCGTCGTCCTCGGTTTGGGCATCCCCATCGCCGTGCAAAAATTCGCGGGAGTGACCACCGTCATCAAAATGTGGTCGCCCATCCTCGCCTTCTCCATCTCCGTGCTCACCGGCATCGCCTTCGGCATCTATCCTGCGCGGCGTGCCGCGAAGATGAATCCGGTCGAGGCGTTAAGGCATGAGTGA
- the purQ gene encoding phosphoribosylformylglycinamidine synthase I yields MPHALLLKFPGTNCDAETARALEAAGFTAEVLPVALLEPASLDKAQMIVFSGGFSYGDYVMSGRIAQLITKSKLGDRLKAFVDKGGYALGICNGFQILTQLDLLPKGSLIHNTSGRFICRWVGLKKTAAKASPYLSKLPENFELPIAHAEGRLVTEGEDAAKYVKSGHAALLYATNVNGSTNGIAGLQDDTGRVFGLMPHPERFIFKSQHYDPDWSGDAQFGWGHYLFQSAREAMN; encoded by the coding sequence ATGCCCCACGCTCTTCTCCTGAAATTCCCCGGAACCAATTGTGACGCCGAAACCGCCCGTGCGCTGGAGGCGGCGGGCTTTACCGCAGAGGTGCTGCCTGTGGCGCTGCTGGAACCGGCGTCGCTCGACAAAGCGCAGATGATCGTGTTCTCCGGCGGCTTCAGCTACGGAGATTACGTGATGTCCGGCCGCATCGCGCAGCTCATCACGAAATCGAAGCTGGGCGACAGGCTGAAGGCGTTTGTGGACAAAGGCGGCTACGCCCTGGGCATCTGCAACGGCTTCCAAATCCTCACGCAGCTCGATCTGCTGCCGAAGGGCAGCCTGATTCACAACACGAGCGGCCGGTTCATCTGCCGCTGGGTCGGTTTGAAGAAAACCGCCGCCAAGGCGAGTCCGTATCTGAGCAAGCTGCCCGAGAACTTTGAACTGCCCATCGCCCACGCGGAAGGCCGACTCGTGACCGAGGGCGAGGACGCAGCCAAATACGTGAAGTCCGGCCACGCGGCGCTGCTTTACGCCACGAACGTGAATGGCTCGACGAACGGCATTGCGGGCTTGCAAGATGACACAGGCCGTGTGTTTGGCCTCATGCCGCATCCCGAGCGCTTCATCTTCAAGAGCCAGCATTATGATCCTGACTGGAGCGGCGATGCCCAGTTCGGCTGGGGGCATTACCTGTTCCAATCGGCCCGTGAGGCGATGAACTGA